In the Carassius gibelio isolate Cgi1373 ecotype wild population from Czech Republic chromosome A2, carGib1.2-hapl.c, whole genome shotgun sequence genome, one interval contains:
- the LOC127933612 gene encoding sodium/potassium/calcium exchanger 1-like isoform X34, translating into MPHKILYALLLLLLSCDCIAEVQLEGNEVEAEGTEQLKVEKRQAEGTEQLKVEKRDAEGTEDLKVEKRDAEATEDLKVEKRDAEATEELKVEKRDAEATEELKVEKRDAEATEELKVEKRDAEATEELKVEKRDAEATEDLKVEKRDAEATEDLKVEKRDAEATEDLKVEKRQAEGTDELKVEKREAEATEELKVEKRDAEATEDLKVEKRQAEGTDELKVEKRQAEGTEDLKVEKRDAEATEELKVEKRQAEGTEELKVEKRDAEATEELKVEKRDAEGTEELKVEKRDAEGTDELKVEKRDAEETEQLKVEKRRAVSARPYIHKGIHSELKELKSTVSNLKYKLQATEEQLKQLRRNEYKVAFGATLGSIGTFGPFNTSVTLVYSNVFVNEGRAYNPNTGIFTAPVKGAYFFSFSVHSRSSKVLNLALFKNGQQMLMVYSNPLGDRYESSADSISLTLEKGDNVYMRLRENSWVFDNGNQLNSFVGHLLFPL; encoded by the exons ATGCCCCACAAGATTCTGTATGCGCTGCTGCTTCTCCTGCTCAGCTGTGACTGCATTGCTGAGGTCCAGCTGGAAGGGAATGAAGTGGAGGCTGAAGGGACCGAGCAATTAAAGGTGGAAAAAAGACAAGCTGAAGGGACCGAGCAATTAAAGGTGGAAAAAAGAGACGCTGAAGGGACTGAGGATTTAAAGGTGGAAAAAAGAGATGCTGAAGCGACTGAGGATTTAAAGGTGGAAAAAAGAGATGCTGAAGCGACTGAGGAATTAAAGGTGGAAAAAAGAGATGCTGAAGCGACTGAGGAATTAAAGGTGGAAAAAAGAGATGCTGAAGCGACTGAGGAATTAAAGGTGGAAAAAAGAGATGCTGAAGCGACTGAGGAATTAAAGGTGGAAAAAAGAGATGCTGAAGCGACTGAGGATTTAAAG GTGGAAAAAAGAGATGCTGAAGCGACTGAGGATTTAAAGGTGGAAAAAAGAGATGCTGAAGCGACTGAGGATTTAAAG GTGGAAAAAAGACAAGCTGAAGGGACTGATGAATTAAAGGTGGAAAAAAGAGAAGCTGAAGCGACTGAGGAATTAAAGGTGGAAAAAAGAGATGCTGAAGCGACTGAGGATTTAAAGGTGGAAAAAAGACAAGCTGAAGGGACTGATGAATTAAAGGTGGAAAAAAGACAAGCTGAAGggactgaagatttaaaggtggAAAAAAGAGATGCTGAAGCGACTGAGGAATTAAAGGTGGAAAAAAGACAAGCTGAAGGGACTGAGGAATTAAAGGTGGAAAAAAGAGATGCTGAAGCGACTGAGGAATTAAAGGTGGAAAAAAGAGATGCTGAAGGGACTGAGGAATTAAAGGTGGAAAAAAGAGATGCTGAAGGGACTGATGAATTAAAGGTGGAAAAAAGAGATGCTGAAGAGACTGAGCAATTAAAGGTGGAAAAAAGACGTGCTGTTTCAGCTCGGCCCTACATCCATAAAGGCATCCACTCTGAGCTGAAAGAGCTGAAATCTACCGTGAGTAATCTGAAGTATAAACTACAGGCCACTGAGGAACAGCTGAAACAGCTCAGGAGAAACG AATATAAAGTGGCATTTGGTGCCACACTTGGATCAATAGGTACCTTTGGACCCTTCAACACTTCAGTCACCCTGGTTTACAGTAATGTCTTTGTGAATGAGGGCAGAGCTTACAACCCAAACACTG GTATCTTCACTGCACCTGTAAAAGGGGCCTATTTCTTCAGTTTTTCTGTACATAGTCGCTCATCTAAAGTTCTGAATTTAGCACTCTTTAAAAATGGACAACAAATGTTAATGGTTTACAGTAATCCTCTTGGTGACCGCTATGAATCAAGCGCTGATTCAATCTCTCTGACTCTAGAGAAAGGAGATAATGTCTATATGCGTCTCCGTGAGAATTCATGGGTCTTTGATAATGGAAATCAACTCAATTCATTTGTTGGGCATTTACTTTTCCCTCTTTGA
- the LOC127933612 gene encoding sodium/potassium/calcium exchanger 1-like isoform X24 yields the protein MPHKILYALLLLLLSCDCIAEVQLEGNEVEAEGTEQLKVEKRQAEGTEQLKVEKRDAEGTEDLKVEKRDAEATEDLKVEKRDAEATEELKVEKRDAEATEELKVEKRDAEATEELKVEKRDAEATEELKVEKRDAEATEDLKVEKRDAEATEDLKVEKRDAEATEDLKVEKRQAEGTDELKVEKRQAEGTDELKVEKREAEATEELKVEKRDAEATEDLKVEKRQAEGTDELKVEKRQAEGTEDLKVEKRDAEATEELKVEKRQAEGTEELKVEKRDAEATEELKVEKRDAEGTEELKVEKRDAEGTDELKVEKRDAEETEQLKVEKRRAVSARPYIHKGIHSELKELKSTVSNLKYKLQATEEQLKQLRRNEYKVAFGATLGSIGTFGPFNTSVTLVYSNVFVNEGRAYNPNTGIFTAPVKGAYFFSFSVHSRSSKVLNLALFKNGQQMLMVYSNPLGDRYESSADSISLTLEKGDNVYMRLRENSWVFDNGNQLNSFVGHLLFPL from the exons ATGCCCCACAAGATTCTGTATGCGCTGCTGCTTCTCCTGCTCAGCTGTGACTGCATTGCTGAGGTCCAGCTGGAAGGGAATGAAGTGGAGGCTGAAGGGACCGAGCAATTAAAGGTGGAAAAAAGACAAGCTGAAGGGACCGAGCAATTAAAGGTGGAAAAAAGAGACGCTGAAGGGACTGAGGATTTAAAGGTGGAAAAAAGAGATGCTGAAGCGACTGAGGATTTAAAGGTGGAAAAAAGAGATGCTGAAGCGACTGAGGAATTAAAGGTGGAAAAAAGAGATGCTGAAGCGACTGAGGAATTAAAGGTGGAAAAAAGAGATGCTGAAGCGACTGAGGAATTAAAGGTGGAAAAAAGAGATGCTGAAGCGACTGAGGAATTAAAGGTGGAAAAAAGAGATGCTGAAGCGACTGAGGATTTAAAG GTGGAAAAAAGAGATGCTGAAGCGACTGAGGATTTAAAGGTGGAAAAAAGAGATGCTGAAGCGACTGAGGATTTAAAG GTGGAAAAAAGACAAGCTGAAGGGACTGATGAATTAAAGGTGGAAAAAAGACAAGCTGAAGGGACTGATGAATTAAAGGTGGAAAAAAGAGAAGCTGAAGCGACTGAGGAATTAAAGGTGGAAAAAAGAGATGCTGAAGCGACTGAGGATTTAAAGGTGGAAAAAAGACAAGCTGAAGGGACTGATGAATTAAAGGTGGAAAAAAGACAAGCTGAAGggactgaagatttaaaggtggAAAAAAGAGATGCTGAAGCGACTGAGGAATTAAAGGTGGAAAAAAGACAAGCTGAAGGGACTGAGGAATTAAAGGTGGAAAAAAGAGATGCTGAAGCGACTGAGGAATTAAAGGTGGAAAAAAGAGATGCTGAAGGGACTGAGGAATTAAAGGTGGAAAAAAGAGATGCTGAAGGGACTGATGAATTAAAGGTGGAAAAAAGAGATGCTGAAGAGACTGAGCAATTAAAGGTGGAAAAAAGACGTGCTGTTTCAGCTCGGCCCTACATCCATAAAGGCATCCACTCTGAGCTGAAAGAGCTGAAATCTACCGTGAGTAATCTGAAGTATAAACTACAGGCCACTGAGGAACAGCTGAAACAGCTCAGGAGAAACG AATATAAAGTGGCATTTGGTGCCACACTTGGATCAATAGGTACCTTTGGACCCTTCAACACTTCAGTCACCCTGGTTTACAGTAATGTCTTTGTGAATGAGGGCAGAGCTTACAACCCAAACACTG GTATCTTCACTGCACCTGTAAAAGGGGCCTATTTCTTCAGTTTTTCTGTACATAGTCGCTCATCTAAAGTTCTGAATTTAGCACTCTTTAAAAATGGACAACAAATGTTAATGGTTTACAGTAATCCTCTTGGTGACCGCTATGAATCAAGCGCTGATTCAATCTCTCTGACTCTAGAGAAAGGAGATAATGTCTATATGCGTCTCCGTGAGAATTCATGGGTCTTTGATAATGGAAATCAACTCAATTCATTTGTTGGGCATTTACTTTTCCCTCTTTGA
- the LOC127933612 gene encoding sodium/potassium/calcium exchanger 1-like isoform X26, which produces MPHKILYALLLLLLSCDCIAEVQLEGNEVEAEGTEQLKVEKRQAEGTEQLKVEKRDAEGTEDLKVEKRDAEATEDLKVEKRDAEATEELKVEKRDAEATEELKVEKRDAEATEELKVEKRDAEATEELKVEKRDAEATEDLKVEKRDAEATEDLKVEKRQAEGTDELKVEKRQAEGTDELKVEKRQAEGTDELKVEKREAEATEELKVEKRDAEATEDLKVEKRQAEGTDELKVEKRQAEGTEDLKVEKRDAEATEELKVEKRQAEGTEELKVEKRDAEATEELKVEKRDAEGTEELKVEKRDAEGTDELKVEKRDAEETEQLKVEKRRAVSARPYIHKGIHSELKELKSTVSNLKYKLQATEEQLKQLRRNEYKVAFGATLGSIGTFGPFNTSVTLVYSNVFVNEGRAYNPNTGIFTAPVKGAYFFSFSVHSRSSKVLNLALFKNGQQMLMVYSNPLGDRYESSADSISLTLEKGDNVYMRLRENSWVFDNGNQLNSFVGHLLFPL; this is translated from the exons ATGCCCCACAAGATTCTGTATGCGCTGCTGCTTCTCCTGCTCAGCTGTGACTGCATTGCTGAGGTCCAGCTGGAAGGGAATGAAGTGGAGGCTGAAGGGACCGAGCAATTAAAGGTGGAAAAAAGACAAGCTGAAGGGACCGAGCAATTAAAGGTGGAAAAAAGAGACGCTGAAGGGACTGAGGATTTAAAGGTGGAAAAAAGAGATGCTGAAGCGACTGAGGATTTAAAGGTGGAAAAAAGAGATGCTGAAGCGACTGAGGAATTAAAGGTGGAAAAAAGAGATGCTGAAGCGACTGAGGAATTAAAGGTGGAAAAAAGAGATGCTGAAGCGACTGAGGAATTAAAGGTGGAAAAAAGAGATGCTGAAGCGACTGAGGAATTAAAGGTGGAAAAAAGAGATGCTGAAGCGACTGAGGATTTAAAG GTGGAAAAAAGAGATGCTGAAGCGACTGAGGATTTAAAG GTGGAAAAAAGACAAGCTGAAGGGACTGATGAATTAAAG GTGGAAAAAAGACAAGCTGAAGGGACTGATGAATTAAAGGTGGAAAAAAGACAAGCTGAAGGGACTGATGAATTAAAGGTGGAAAAAAGAGAAGCTGAAGCGACTGAGGAATTAAAGGTGGAAAAAAGAGATGCTGAAGCGACTGAGGATTTAAAGGTGGAAAAAAGACAAGCTGAAGGGACTGATGAATTAAAGGTGGAAAAAAGACAAGCTGAAGggactgaagatttaaaggtggAAAAAAGAGATGCTGAAGCGACTGAGGAATTAAAGGTGGAAAAAAGACAAGCTGAAGGGACTGAGGAATTAAAGGTGGAAAAAAGAGATGCTGAAGCGACTGAGGAATTAAAGGTGGAAAAAAGAGATGCTGAAGGGACTGAGGAATTAAAGGTGGAAAAAAGAGATGCTGAAGGGACTGATGAATTAAAGGTGGAAAAAAGAGATGCTGAAGAGACTGAGCAATTAAAGGTGGAAAAAAGACGTGCTGTTTCAGCTCGGCCCTACATCCATAAAGGCATCCACTCTGAGCTGAAAGAGCTGAAATCTACCGTGAGTAATCTGAAGTATAAACTACAGGCCACTGAGGAACAGCTGAAACAGCTCAGGAGAAACG AATATAAAGTGGCATTTGGTGCCACACTTGGATCAATAGGTACCTTTGGACCCTTCAACACTTCAGTCACCCTGGTTTACAGTAATGTCTTTGTGAATGAGGGCAGAGCTTACAACCCAAACACTG GTATCTTCACTGCACCTGTAAAAGGGGCCTATTTCTTCAGTTTTTCTGTACATAGTCGCTCATCTAAAGTTCTGAATTTAGCACTCTTTAAAAATGGACAACAAATGTTAATGGTTTACAGTAATCCTCTTGGTGACCGCTATGAATCAAGCGCTGATTCAATCTCTCTGACTCTAGAGAAAGGAGATAATGTCTATATGCGTCTCCGTGAGAATTCATGGGTCTTTGATAATGGAAATCAACTCAATTCATTTGTTGGGCATTTACTTTTCCCTCTTTGA
- the LOC127933612 gene encoding sodium/potassium/calcium exchanger 1-like isoform X19: protein MPHKILYALLLLLLSCDCIAEVQLEGNEVEAEGTEQLKVEKRQAEGTEQLKVEKRDAEGTEDLKVEKRDAEATEDLKVEKRDAEATEELKVEKRDAEATEELKVEKRDAEATEELKVEKRDAEATEELKVEKRDAEATEDLKVEKRDAEATEDLKVEKRDAEATEDLKVEKRDAEATEDLKVEKRQAEGTDELKVEKRQAEGTDELKVEKREAEATEELKVEKRDAEATEDLKVEKRQAEGTDELKVEKRQAEGTEDLKVEKRDAEATEELKVEKRQAEGTEELKVEKRDAEATEELKVEKRDAEGTEELKVEKRDAEGTDELKVEKRDAEETEQLKVEKRRAVSARPYIHKGIHSELKELKSTVSNLKYKLQATEEQLKQLRRNEYKVAFGATLGSIGTFGPFNTSVTLVYSNVFVNEGRAYNPNTGIFTAPVKGAYFFSFSVHSRSSKVLNLALFKNGQQMLMVYSNPLGDRYESSADSISLTLEKGDNVYMRLRENSWVFDNGNQLNSFVGHLLFPL from the exons ATGCCCCACAAGATTCTGTATGCGCTGCTGCTTCTCCTGCTCAGCTGTGACTGCATTGCTGAGGTCCAGCTGGAAGGGAATGAAGTGGAGGCTGAAGGGACCGAGCAATTAAAGGTGGAAAAAAGACAAGCTGAAGGGACCGAGCAATTAAAGGTGGAAAAAAGAGACGCTGAAGGGACTGAGGATTTAAAGGTGGAAAAAAGAGATGCTGAAGCGACTGAGGATTTAAAGGTGGAAAAAAGAGATGCTGAAGCGACTGAGGAATTAAAGGTGGAAAAAAGAGATGCTGAAGCGACTGAGGAATTAAAGGTGGAAAAAAGAGATGCTGAAGCGACTGAGGAATTAAAGGTGGAAAAAAGAGATGCTGAAGCGACTGAGGAATTAAAGGTGGAAAAAAGAGATGCTGAAGCGACTGAGGATTTAAAG GTGGAAAAAAGAGATGCTGAAGCGACTGAGGATTTAAAGGTGGAAAAAAGAGATGCTGAAGCGACTGAGGATTTAAAG GTGGAAAAAAGAGATGCTGAAGCGACTGAGGATTTAAAGGTGGAAAAAAGACAAGCTGAAGGGACTGATGAATTAAAGGTGGAAAAAAGACAAGCTGAAGGGACTGATGAATTAAAGGTGGAAAAAAGAGAAGCTGAAGCGACTGAGGAATTAAAGGTGGAAAAAAGAGATGCTGAAGCGACTGAGGATTTAAAGGTGGAAAAAAGACAAGCTGAAGGGACTGATGAATTAAAGGTGGAAAAAAGACAAGCTGAAGggactgaagatttaaaggtggAAAAAAGAGATGCTGAAGCGACTGAGGAATTAAAGGTGGAAAAAAGACAAGCTGAAGGGACTGAGGAATTAAAGGTGGAAAAAAGAGATGCTGAAGCGACTGAGGAATTAAAGGTGGAAAAAAGAGATGCTGAAGGGACTGAGGAATTAAAGGTGGAAAAAAGAGATGCTGAAGGGACTGATGAATTAAAGGTGGAAAAAAGAGATGCTGAAGAGACTGAGCAATTAAAGGTGGAAAAAAGACGTGCTGTTTCAGCTCGGCCCTACATCCATAAAGGCATCCACTCTGAGCTGAAAGAGCTGAAATCTACCGTGAGTAATCTGAAGTATAAACTACAGGCCACTGAGGAACAGCTGAAACAGCTCAGGAGAAACG AATATAAAGTGGCATTTGGTGCCACACTTGGATCAATAGGTACCTTTGGACCCTTCAACACTTCAGTCACCCTGGTTTACAGTAATGTCTTTGTGAATGAGGGCAGAGCTTACAACCCAAACACTG GTATCTTCACTGCACCTGTAAAAGGGGCCTATTTCTTCAGTTTTTCTGTACATAGTCGCTCATCTAAAGTTCTGAATTTAGCACTCTTTAAAAATGGACAACAAATGTTAATGGTTTACAGTAATCCTCTTGGTGACCGCTATGAATCAAGCGCTGATTCAATCTCTCTGACTCTAGAGAAAGGAGATAATGTCTATATGCGTCTCCGTGAGAATTCATGGGTCTTTGATAATGGAAATCAACTCAATTCATTTGTTGGGCATTTACTTTTCCCTCTTTGA
- the LOC127933612 gene encoding eukaryotic translation initiation factor 3 subunit A-like isoform X22 yields the protein MPHKILYALLLLLLSCDCIAEVQLEGNEVEAEGTEQLKVEKRQAEGTEQLKVEKRDAEGTEDLKVEKRDAEATEDLKVEKRDAEATEELKVEKRDAEATEELKVEKRDAEATEELKVEKRDAEATEELKVEKRDAEATEELKVEKRDAEATEELKVEKRDAEATEDLKVEKRQAEGTDELKVEKRQAEGTDELKVEKREAEATEELKVEKRDAEATEDLKVEKRQAEGTDELKVEKRQAEGTEDLKVEKRDAEATEELKVEKRQAEGTEELKVEKRDAEATEELKVEKRDAEGTEELKVEKRDAEGTDELKVEKRDAEETEQLKVEKRRAVSARPYIHKGIHSELKELKSTVSNLKYKLQATEEQLKQLRRNEYKVAFGATLGSIGTFGPFNTSVTLVYSNVFVNEGRAYNPNTGIFTAPVKGAYFFSFSVHSRSSKVLNLALFKNGQQMLMVYSNPLGDRYESSADSISLTLEKGDNVYMRLRENSWVFDNGNQLNSFVGHLLFPL from the exons ATGCCCCACAAGATTCTGTATGCGCTGCTGCTTCTCCTGCTCAGCTGTGACTGCATTGCTGAGGTCCAGCTGGAAGGGAATGAAGTGGAGGCTGAAGGGACCGAGCAATTAAAGGTGGAAAAAAGACAAGCTGAAGGGACCGAGCAATTAAAGGTGGAAAAAAGAGACGCTGAAGGGACTGAGGATTTAAAGGTGGAAAAAAGAGATGCTGAAGCGACTGAGGATTTAAAGGTGGAAAAAAGAGATGCTGAAGCGACTGAGGAATTAAAGGTGGAAAAAAGAGATGCTGAAGCGACTGAGGAATTAAAGGTGGAAAAAAGAGATGCTGAAGCGACTGAGGAATTAAAGGTGGAAAAAAGAGATGCTGAAGCGACTGAGGAATTAAAG GTGGAAAAAAGAGATGCTGAAGCGACTGAGGAATTAAAGGTGGAAAAAAGAGATGCTGAAGCGACTGAGGAATTAAAG GTGGAAAAAAGAGATGCTGAAGCGACTGAGGATTTAAAGGTGGAAAAAAGACAAGCTGAAGGGACTGATGAATTAAAGGTGGAAAAAAGACAAGCTGAAGGGACTGATGAATTAAAGGTGGAAAAAAGAGAAGCTGAAGCGACTGAGGAATTAAAGGTGGAAAAAAGAGATGCTGAAGCGACTGAGGATTTAAAGGTGGAAAAAAGACAAGCTGAAGGGACTGATGAATTAAAGGTGGAAAAAAGACAAGCTGAAGggactgaagatttaaaggtggAAAAAAGAGATGCTGAAGCGACTGAGGAATTAAAGGTGGAAAAAAGACAAGCTGAAGGGACTGAGGAATTAAAGGTGGAAAAAAGAGATGCTGAAGCGACTGAGGAATTAAAGGTGGAAAAAAGAGATGCTGAAGGGACTGAGGAATTAAAGGTGGAAAAAAGAGATGCTGAAGGGACTGATGAATTAAAGGTGGAAAAAAGAGATGCTGAAGAGACTGAGCAATTAAAGGTGGAAAAAAGACGTGCTGTTTCAGCTCGGCCCTACATCCATAAAGGCATCCACTCTGAGCTGAAAGAGCTGAAATCTACCGTGAGTAATCTGAAGTATAAACTACAGGCCACTGAGGAACAGCTGAAACAGCTCAGGAGAAACG AATATAAAGTGGCATTTGGTGCCACACTTGGATCAATAGGTACCTTTGGACCCTTCAACACTTCAGTCACCCTGGTTTACAGTAATGTCTTTGTGAATGAGGGCAGAGCTTACAACCCAAACACTG GTATCTTCACTGCACCTGTAAAAGGGGCCTATTTCTTCAGTTTTTCTGTACATAGTCGCTCATCTAAAGTTCTGAATTTAGCACTCTTTAAAAATGGACAACAAATGTTAATGGTTTACAGTAATCCTCTTGGTGACCGCTATGAATCAAGCGCTGATTCAATCTCTCTGACTCTAGAGAAAGGAGATAATGTCTATATGCGTCTCCGTGAGAATTCATGGGTCTTTGATAATGGAAATCAACTCAATTCATTTGTTGGGCATTTACTTTTCCCTCTTTGA
- the LOC127933612 gene encoding sodium/potassium/calcium exchanger 1-like isoform X18, with product MPHKILYALLLLLLSCDCIAEVQLEGNEVEAEGTEQLKVEKRQAEGTEQLKVEKRDAEGTEDLKVEKRDAEATEDLKVEKRDAEATEELKVEKRDAEATEELKVEKRDAEATEELKVEKRDAEATEELKVEKRDAEATEDLKVEKRQAEGTDELKVEKREAEATEDLKVEKRDAEATEDLKVEKRQAEGTDELKVEKRQAEGTDELKVEKREAEATEELKVEKRDAEATEDLKVEKRQAEGTDELKVEKRQAEGTEDLKVEKRDAEATEELKVEKRQAEGTEELKVEKRDAEATEELKVEKRDAEGTEELKVEKRDAEGTDELKVEKRDAEETEQLKVEKRRAVSARPYIHKGIHSELKELKSTVSNLKYKLQATEEQLKQLRRNEYKVAFGATLGSIGTFGPFNTSVTLVYSNVFVNEGRAYNPNTGIFTAPVKGAYFFSFSVHSRSSKVLNLALFKNGQQMLMVYSNPLGDRYESSADSISLTLEKGDNVYMRLRENSWVFDNGNQLNSFVGHLLFPL from the exons ATGCCCCACAAGATTCTGTATGCGCTGCTGCTTCTCCTGCTCAGCTGTGACTGCATTGCTGAGGTCCAGCTGGAAGGGAATGAAGTGGAGGCTGAAGGGACCGAGCAATTAAAGGTGGAAAAAAGACAAGCTGAAGGGACCGAGCAATTAAAGGTGGAAAAAAGAGACGCTGAAGGGACTGAGGATTTAAAGGTGGAAAAAAGAGATGCTGAAGCGACTGAGGATTTAAAGGTGGAAAAAAGAGATGCTGAAGCGACTGAGGAATTAAAGGTGGAAAAAAGAGATGCTGAAGCGACTGAGGAATTAAAGGTGGAAAAAAGAGATGCTGAAGCGACTGAGGAATTAAAGGTGGAAAAAAGAGATGCTGAAGCGACTGAGGAATTAAAGGTGGAAAAAAGAGATGCTGAAGCGACTGAGGATTTAAAG GTGGAAAAAAGACAAGCTGAAGGGACTGATGAATTAAAGGTGGAAAAAAGAGAAGCTGAAGCGACTGAGGATTTAAAGGTGGAAAAAAGAGATGCTGAAGCGACTGAGGATTTAAAGGTGGAAAAAAGACAAGCTGAAGGGACTGATGAATTAAAGGTGGAAAAAAGACAAGCTGAAGGGACTGATGAATTAAAGGTGGAAAAAAGAGAAGCTGAAGCGACTGAGGAATTAAAGGTGGAAAAAAGAGATGCTGAAGCGACTGAGGATTTAAAGGTGGAAAAAAGACAAGCTGAAGGGACTGATGAATTAAAGGTGGAAAAAAGACAAGCTGAAGggactgaagatttaaaggtggAAAAAAGAGATGCTGAAGCGACTGAGGAATTAAAGGTGGAAAAAAGACAAGCTGAAGGGACTGAGGAATTAAAGGTGGAAAAAAGAGATGCTGAAGCGACTGAGGAATTAAAGGTGGAAAAAAGAGATGCTGAAGGGACTGAGGAATTAAAGGTGGAAAAAAGAGATGCTGAAGGGACTGATGAATTAAAGGTGGAAAAAAGAGATGCTGAAGAGACTGAGCAATTAAAGGTGGAAAAAAGACGTGCTGTTTCAGCTCGGCCCTACATCCATAAAGGCATCCACTCTGAGCTGAAAGAGCTGAAATCTACCGTGAGTAATCTGAAGTATAAACTACAGGCCACTGAGGAACAGCTGAAACAGCTCAGGAGAAACG AATATAAAGTGGCATTTGGTGCCACACTTGGATCAATAGGTACCTTTGGACCCTTCAACACTTCAGTCACCCTGGTTTACAGTAATGTCTTTGTGAATGAGGGCAGAGCTTACAACCCAAACACTG GTATCTTCACTGCACCTGTAAAAGGGGCCTATTTCTTCAGTTTTTCTGTACATAGTCGCTCATCTAAAGTTCTGAATTTAGCACTCTTTAAAAATGGACAACAAATGTTAATGGTTTACAGTAATCCTCTTGGTGACCGCTATGAATCAAGCGCTGATTCAATCTCTCTGACTCTAGAGAAAGGAGATAATGTCTATATGCGTCTCCGTGAGAATTCATGGGTCTTTGATAATGGAAATCAACTCAATTCATTTGTTGGGCATTTACTTTTCCCTCTTTGA
- the LOC127933612 gene encoding sodium/potassium/calcium exchanger 1-like isoform X23 codes for MPHKILYALLLLLLSCDCIAEVQLEGNEVEAEGTEQLKVEKRQAEGTEQLKVEKRDAEGTEDLKVEKRDAEATEDLKVEKRDAEATEELKVEKRDAEATEELKVEKRDAEATEELKVEKRDAEATEELKVEKRDAEATEDLKVEKRQAEGTDELKVEKREAEATEDLKVEKRQAEGTDELKVEKRQAEGTDELKVEKREAEATEELKVEKRDAEATEDLKVEKRQAEGTDELKVEKRQAEGTEDLKVEKRDAEATEELKVEKRQAEGTEELKVEKRDAEATEELKVEKRDAEGTEELKVEKRDAEGTDELKVEKRDAEETEQLKVEKRRAVSARPYIHKGIHSELKELKSTVSNLKYKLQATEEQLKQLRRNEYKVAFGATLGSIGTFGPFNTSVTLVYSNVFVNEGRAYNPNTGIFTAPVKGAYFFSFSVHSRSSKVLNLALFKNGQQMLMVYSNPLGDRYESSADSISLTLEKGDNVYMRLRENSWVFDNGNQLNSFVGHLLFPL; via the exons ATGCCCCACAAGATTCTGTATGCGCTGCTGCTTCTCCTGCTCAGCTGTGACTGCATTGCTGAGGTCCAGCTGGAAGGGAATGAAGTGGAGGCTGAAGGGACCGAGCAATTAAAGGTGGAAAAAAGACAAGCTGAAGGGACCGAGCAATTAAAGGTGGAAAAAAGAGACGCTGAAGGGACTGAGGATTTAAAGGTGGAAAAAAGAGATGCTGAAGCGACTGAGGATTTAAAGGTGGAAAAAAGAGATGCTGAAGCGACTGAGGAATTAAAGGTGGAAAAAAGAGATGCTGAAGCGACTGAGGAATTAAAGGTGGAAAAAAGAGATGCTGAAGCGACTGAGGAATTAAAGGTGGAAAAAAGAGATGCTGAAGCGACTGAGGAATTAAAGGTGGAAAAAAGAGATGCTGAAGCGACTGAGGATTTAAAG GTGGAAAAAAGACAAGCTGAAGGGACTGATGAATTAAAGGTGGAAAAAAGAGAAGCTGAAGCGACTGAGGATTTAAAG GTGGAAAAAAGACAAGCTGAAGGGACTGATGAATTAAAGGTGGAAAAAAGACAAGCTGAAGGGACTGATGAATTAAAGGTGGAAAAAAGAGAAGCTGAAGCGACTGAGGAATTAAAGGTGGAAAAAAGAGATGCTGAAGCGACTGAGGATTTAAAGGTGGAAAAAAGACAAGCTGAAGGGACTGATGAATTAAAGGTGGAAAAAAGACAAGCTGAAGggactgaagatttaaaggtggAAAAAAGAGATGCTGAAGCGACTGAGGAATTAAAGGTGGAAAAAAGACAAGCTGAAGGGACTGAGGAATTAAAGGTGGAAAAAAGAGATGCTGAAGCGACTGAGGAATTAAAGGTGGAAAAAAGAGATGCTGAAGGGACTGAGGAATTAAAGGTGGAAAAAAGAGATGCTGAAGGGACTGATGAATTAAAGGTGGAAAAAAGAGATGCTGAAGAGACTGAGCAATTAAAGGTGGAAAAAAGACGTGCTGTTTCAGCTCGGCCCTACATCCATAAAGGCATCCACTCTGAGCTGAAAGAGCTGAAATCTACCGTGAGTAATCTGAAGTATAAACTACAGGCCACTGAGGAACAGCTGAAACAGCTCAGGAGAAACG AATATAAAGTGGCATTTGGTGCCACACTTGGATCAATAGGTACCTTTGGACCCTTCAACACTTCAGTCACCCTGGTTTACAGTAATGTCTTTGTGAATGAGGGCAGAGCTTACAACCCAAACACTG GTATCTTCACTGCACCTGTAAAAGGGGCCTATTTCTTCAGTTTTTCTGTACATAGTCGCTCATCTAAAGTTCTGAATTTAGCACTCTTTAAAAATGGACAACAAATGTTAATGGTTTACAGTAATCCTCTTGGTGACCGCTATGAATCAAGCGCTGATTCAATCTCTCTGACTCTAGAGAAAGGAGATAATGTCTATATGCGTCTCCGTGAGAATTCATGGGTCTTTGATAATGGAAATCAACTCAATTCATTTGTTGGGCATTTACTTTTCCCTCTTTGA